The sequence GCGGACTGGCCGGCTATCGCCGTCGACGCCGGGTTCGCGGACGACGAGGACGACTACTATCGCCGGCTCCACGACGCGACGGTGGCGGCGACCCACGAGGCCGTCCGGGAACGCGAACAGGCCGACGACCAGCAGTTGAAACACGCGACCCGTGCCATCGAGGACATCGACCGCACCGCGAACGAACTCGCAGAGCGGGTCGCGGAGTGGGCGGGCGCCCTGTTCGACGACGTGCGAACGGGCATCCCCGGTGCGCGCGAGGTGGCCGAGCGCGACCCCGAGACGGCCGCTGAGCGCCGCGCCGTCTCGCTAGCCCAACGGGTCGCCGACCTCGACGACGAGGCCGAAGCCCTCCGGACGTTCATCGAGCGCACCGCGCCGGTCGTCGCCCCGAACCTGAGCGAAATGGCGGGGCCGGTGCTGGCCGCGCGCCTCATCGCCCTCGCCGGCGGCCTCGAAGACCTGGCGAAGATGCCCTCCGGGACGGTCCAGGTGCTCGGCGCCGAGGACGCGCTGTTCGCCCACCTCTCCGGCCGCGCGCCGTCGCCGAAACACGGCGTCATCTACACTCACGACTACGTCCACAACACCCGCCCCGAGGACCGCGGCTCGGCGGCCCGCGCGCTGGCGGGCAAACTCACTATCGCCGCGCGTATCGACCACTACGCCGGCGACCTTCGGCCGTCCGTCCACGAGGAACTCGACGAGCGCATGGAGACCATTCGCGCGCGGGGTGAGGCGTGAGCCTCCCCGACGGCGTCGAACGCCG comes from Haloplanus sp. XH21 and encodes:
- a CDS encoding NOP5/NOP56 family protein, whose protein sequence is MTDESAASAWFRGVDPGETAAAREAIEHGHADEPADWPAIAVDAGFADDEDDYYRRLHDATVAATHEAVREREQADDQQLKHATRAIEDIDRTANELAERVAEWAGALFDDVRTGIPGAREVAERDPETAAERRAVSLAQRVADLDDEAEALRTFIERTAPVVAPNLSEMAGPVLAARLIALAGGLEDLAKMPSGTVQVLGAEDALFAHLSGRAPSPKHGVIYTHDYVHNTRPEDRGSAARALAGKLTIAARIDHYAGDLRPSVHEELDERMETIRARGEA